gctattatgttggcataggttacatcgtgtgtctagccccgctatatatgagaggcctagacTACAAGTGTCTTACTTGGACACGACgccatatcctatctaaacacaatacaacaacaagtccaactgtaacctaccttgtacacaatattcgacacaactctaacactTCATGTAGTTCGCAAAATTCCATGAAAAATACATTGTGTGTGGTGTACAAAAACAACTGTTTTAGCGCCCAAAATCTTGCTTTTTTAATATCTGAACTTTTTTCTATTACACGAAAGTATTATTTTGTTCATGAAAATATGCAAGTATATGCAGAAGATATGAAGTAGGCATAATTTGTTCCGTGATATTTGAAACTTTAAAATACTCCCTCCAATCCTTATTAATTGCCGTTGATTTAGTACTACAATTTTATATTAAATCAGTGAAAATTAATATGAATAAGAGGGAGTAACTATTTTATTATATTGATTGTTTGTCCCATAGCATAGCATCCCGGCCTTTGTGATTCCGTGAGCCATTTCAGTCAAATTTGTTTCTTTTTAACGGTTCGGCATGTACTGGTGAAGCATCCGCTACTCATTACCATATTGAGATTCATGTAAACTTTACATATATAATTTGAGAAAACTATTGATGTGCAATACAGAAGGTTTAATAGTGGAATACAAATGCTATTGTCAGGTGTGTTAGCTTTGTGCCAGGAGAGAGCGTGAGACTGTGAAGAGGGCCGTTACATGCATTGTCTCTCCCATACAAAACACATAGTTTAATCTCATTGTCATTTTTTGAATGATCGATATCTTATAATATTTGTTTTTGAAACTTTAATATATTTGAAATTGTATTGAGAAGAGCTTCAGAACTCTTAGGCATATTTAGATGTTTTTTTTTTCATATTTCAACTATTTTTGAAATATATTTCATAAAACATTAGATGGACCCAAGTGAAATGTTTCAACACATTGTTTAGTGACACTCGGCTTATAGTCAAAGGCTTTATGATGCCGAGCAGCCCTGTTCAACACTCAGCTTATAGTTAAGTCGAGTAGTGGACGAAAAGCACTTGACCTGCATCTAGTTGCCGATGTGACATAAGCGAGAGAAGTGCATATATCAACCTTCAACTCTTTGGTCGGTCTAATATACACCCCTCATCTATTATACCGTCTAAGTTGCACCCTCCAACTATAAAAACCAGACGAATTACCCCCCTGTCTCGCCTTGACCCTGGTTTTGGTCCAGTCAGCACATGTTGACCAGGTCAACTCGTGCAGTCAGCATGCCATGTCAACAATGAAATGAATATATAATGCATAAATCGATAATTTGAAAAATATCTAATCTGTTGGTCAAAATTTGGCAGCATTTTGGTGCCATTTGGTACCATTTGAGCATCATATGAACAAATAAAAAGGCTTGAACATAAGTGGTCACATATACATATATATAGGTCTGAAACACACATACATAGGTCTCACATACATATAGATAGGTCTGATACACACAAAGGTCTCACAAATAGGTCTGACACATATGTCTCACATAGATAGGTCTGATCGACACACAAACCTCACAAGCACACAAATAACTCTCAATTTTCAAATCCCAGCAAGCTTCGAAACCGAGCATATTTGGCCTTGCAAGTCCCCTTGCCTTTGTTACTGCCATTGCTACTGCTCCTCTCTTTGGTAACTTTGCTGCTAGTTGTCGCGCGAGAAGTACCAGTGCAAACATTGACATTCACATTCGAGCTTCCATGTACATTGAAGGTATTTCCAGAGAAATTATTTGACCTACTGTTGTTATTAGTTGGCGCCCTTCTCTTTGCTTGTCTTGGTGGTGCCATCTCCATGGTGGCCCTTCTTTTGTGTGAAGTGCTTTGTTGTGAACTCTGTAATAGAACAATTAGATGTACTACATTATATCAGCAGTGGTACAAAAAAGAAAGTACGGCGGAAAAATATGGTGAACGAGCTTACCAGAACAGGTGCTTCACTTGGTGGACGAGCACTTCCCCTAGGAGCACTAGGCGTAGCAGAAAGTGGAGCAGTACCACTAGGAGCAGAAGCAGATGGAGCACTAGCACTAGGCACTCCATTTCTTTGTTTGCAAGTTGTTTTGTTGTGTCCACTTTGCTTGCACAAGCTACACTTGATCACTGTGCCAACCTTGCTAACTTTGCTAGTCTTTGGTTTTTCTTCCTCTTCTCTTGTTCTACACTTCTTTTTCCTACCAGGCATATTGATGTGCCCAGGTGCTTTTGGTTTTGGTCTCTGAGACACAGGCCATGCAGCTCTTCCCTCAAGAGGTTGCAGACAATAAGCATaagttttttttgaaattatCCACTCTGTAGCAATCAGCAATGTAATCGTCCAATTTGTTTGTAGTGCAGTGTATGCAGCTGATGGCATGAGAGCAAGGAAGGCCTGACAACTGTCAATACCTACAACTACATTTCCTGTCATGCAATCTGACAGTGTTCCTATGTACTCTTGTCTTCACTTGATATGCATCATTGCCATTAAAAATTGCATGACAATAAGCAGAAGAGAGAAGTACATATTTCAACCCCGAACTCTTGCCCTAGTCTAATTTACAACCCCGAACTTCAATACCGTCTAAATTACAACCCCCAACTCTCAATACCGGTCAGGATTCAATCCTTCACTACCTCTTGACCGGTTTTGACCAAGTTGACCGGTTTTGACCCGTTGACTAGGTGAACAGTAAATTAAAAAAAATCTATTTCTTATTTTTTTCACATGGTGAATAGTATTTTTTTAAGTTACAATTTTTTAGCTTGTTTGGACATTTGAGTAGCTCTCAGAAAAAAGACAAATGTGGAGTCAGTGAAACAGTTAACTGTCGTCCACTGTTCGGGCTGATTTTGTTTTTTTGGCTGAGAGCTACTTAGATGTCCGAACACGATGAAAATTGGCATGGACCTCACACATTGATACATCTTCCATgcaaaaaatattattttttttaatatcttttgttttttgaatttactgttcagaCGGTGAAAAAATCAAaattattttttgaatttttttactTTTTAAAATTTACTATTCACCTTGTGAAAAAAATAAATTATTTGtgatttttatattttttattttttaaaatttaCTGTTGACTAGTCAACGGGTCAAAACCCGGTCAACTAGGTCAAAACTGGTCAACAGGGAGAGAAGGGTTGAATTCTGACCGGTTTTAAGAGTTGGGGGTTGTAATTTAGATGGTTTTCGAGTTCAGGGTTGTAAATTAGACTAGGGCAAGAGTTCGGGGTtgaaatatgcacttctctcATAAGCAGAATAATCTATGCTTTTCTGTAGCTTCTTCAGTACTTTTGGACAGATGATGCCAGTCCAACTTTCcatttcacttctcatttcttgTATCCTGATCATAATTTGTTGCCTAATTGTTTCGAACATTGTTATCACAGGATATAATCTAGCCTCAACTATCCATTTGTTAAAAGTTTCAGAAATGTTGTTGTCCACAGAATCACAACAACTTCCTAACCTGAACCAAGCCCTGCTCCAGTGTTGTGGGTCTGTGTTCATAACATCCCTTGCTCCATCAGGTGTGCATTGTGCTAACTTGGCCCTTGAAAGATTGAACAACATTGTGCAAGGTGCTTTTGCACAAGCCCAGAATAGCTTTTGCCAGTCCTTTTCCCTATATTTTTTCCTCCAGTTAGCATATATGTGCCTAGCACAATTCCTATGCTCTGCCATTGGAGCCCAGTGGTGAACAGCATTCAATATTCCTTTTTGCTGATCAGAAATTATAACCCAGCCATCACCATCTCCAACTTTTAGATCATTAAACAACAAGCTACAAAACCAGTCCCAAGATTCATTGGTCTCCTTATCCACAAGTGCCCATGCTATTGGATACATCTGATGATTTGCATCTCTACCAACGGCACTTAATATCTCTCCTGCTCTCCCTTTCAAAAAGCATCCATCTAAGGATATAACTTTCCTACACCCAGCTAAGAAGCCCTTCTTACAAGCATCAAAGCACACATAAAAGTGGTGGAATGTTGGTTCTTCAAAATCTGGGTGAAGCTTGACCACACAAGTAGTCCCAGGGTTGCTTCTAAGTAACTCAAGTTggtaatcaaacacttggctgtaCTCTCCCTCTTTAGCCGCAAGCATTTTTCCAATGACAAGTGCTTTTGCTCTCTTGATTTTGGATATTGACACATTTGCAAACATTTTTTCCTGCACGGTTGACTTTAATTGCTGGATTGACCAGTCTGGACTTGACATTATCAAACTCTCAAACTTTTCTGCAATCCGTCTACTTGTAACTAGTGCACCATCTTTCCTTTTTGGACAAGTGTGTTCCTCCGTAAATGAAGTAATCTGCCAACTTTCAAACTTTGA
This DNA window, taken from Triticum urartu cultivar G1812 unplaced genomic scaffold, Tu2.1 TuUngrouped_contig_5161, whole genome shotgun sequence, encodes the following:
- the LOC125528854 gene encoding uncharacterized protein LOC125528854; translated protein: MPSAAYTALQTNWTITLLIATEWIISKKTYAYCLQPLEGRAAWPVSQRPKPKAPGHINMPGRKKKCRTREEEEKPKTSKVSKVGTVIKCSLCKQSGHNKTTCKQRNGVPSASAPSASAPSGTAPLSATPSAPRGSARPPSEAPVLSSQQSTSHKRRATMEMAPPRQAKRRAPTNNNSRSNNFSGNTFNVHGSSNVNVNVCTGTSRATTSSKVTKERSSSNGSNKGKGTCKAKYARFRSLLGFEN